The genomic segment CAACTATTAGTTCAGCCTTGTCAAAATTTTCAACAGCTCCATCTCCCTTCAGTCTCTAGTAAACAACGGCTTGTAGAGTGCTTAAAAAAGTCTCCCGTGCGACTCGTTCGCTTAGATCCTATGATGGGAGAGGCCGCTCTGAAGCACTGGGCTGAAGCTTGTGAGCAAGCCAAGAAGCCAGCATTTCTTTTACAGGGAACTATTGCCAAAAAGCTACCCAAAAAGCGAAATTCCTTGGCTGGGAGCGTGATCCGAGTCCTTGATTGGATAGCAGCTTTTGTGTTACTGCTCGGATTAAGCCCAGTGATGCTGGGGTTGATGGCCTTAATGTATGCCTATTCACCCAAGAACCTTTTTGCTTTTAGCTGGCACATTGGCTTACGTGGCAAACTTTTTAAGGCTCTCAAGTTGGACATAGCTCCTCATCATCCTAACTCTCGACCTAGACCAATAGAACGCTGGATACGTAAATATCGCCTTGATAAAATACCGCAATTATTGAATGTACTGCGCGGTGAAATGAGTTTCCTCGGAGTACGTCCTCTAGCGTTATCTGAGGTCGTGCAACCGGGTTCAAAAGCTCAACAACCGATGAATGTACTCGATTGGGGACGAGCGTCTAGTGAATTTGTTGCTGAAGCCTAATCAAAAATGAAACAGTGACGAGGCTGAGCCGAGGTTCGTTAAGATCTACCCTTCATAAACGGCCTAGACCTCCTGATAGCACACTATAATGCTCTCATTCTCATATTGATATACAGCAAGAATTCGTGATCGCGGCAGTGTGGCATGATACTCGCAATTAGAGAACAAACACTCTGCCTGTAGAATTCTCGCGTAAGTCCTGGTAAATTGTTTGAATGCTAGTCTCAAATTTTCAGCCGTTGGCTTAGCAATTTGTTACAAAGGGTTTACTTCAACTAACCCACTTCCTTTGGCTAGTCTCTACTCTTTTAACTTAACCCTTCTTAACATGATGAAATAGAGTTAACAAGGTTCTAAAGAGACTCAGCCGAATTCAAAGTCAGAGGTAGTTGCAGCTTAGTACTCCCCCAAGACATTGGAATAATTTACATGGTAAAAGTAGTTGATTTCCGCTGTAGGACTGCTATTGCTCAATTCATAAGCCGATGTCTAAGGTAGAAAGCTTGAGCCAACGTTTTGGCCTCCCTGAGTCATATCGGCTGGTCTGCCGTCCACGACTAATCTGACGAAAATTCCCATGCATCTCAAACTTCCCAGGCCAATTCGCAGTCTGCTGAAGGCTACAAAGTTCTGGAAGGACAACTACCTAGTCCTACGAGAGTTCAAACACTTTCCCAGAATAGCCATCTTAGCCCTCTTGTTCACGTTTCTAGCTGTAACCTTTGAAGGGGTTGGTATTGGTTTTCTTCTTTCCTTCCTGCAAAGCTTAACGAGTCCTAATGCCAAACCTATTCAGACAGGGATTGGCTGGTTTGATATTTGGGTTCTGGGAGTCAATACATCTGCCACCAGCCGACTCTTCCGAATATCGGCTTTAATTTTACTAACCACCTGGACTCGGGCTGTCTTTAACTACCTAGCCGCTATTTATACCGATCTAACTCAATTAAATCTGCTCGATCGCCTTCGCAAACAGATTTTTGAACAGCTTCAGTCTGTCAGTTTAAGTTTCTTTTCCAAGACGCGTTCGGGCGAGCTAATCAATACTCTGACTACTGAAATTGAGAGAATGCACCAAGCATTTGGAGGGTTCGCATTCATACTTACCAGAGGTTTGACAG from the Microcoleus sp. AS-A8 genome contains:
- a CDS encoding sugar transferase → MSTISFGLQRQRLKLPEQHLEHPLTQCKLQWRQGQLLVQPCQNFQQLHLPSVSSKQRLVECLKKSPVRLVRLDPMMGEAALKHWAEACEQAKKPAFLLQGTIAKKLPKKRNSLAGSVIRVLDWIAAFVLLLGLSPVMLGLMALMYAYSPKNLFAFSWHIGLRGKLFKALKLDIAPHHPNSRPRPIERWIRKYRLDKIPQLLNVLRGEMSFLGVRPLALSEVVQPGSKAQQPMNVLDWGRASSEFVAEA